In Coffea eugenioides isolate CCC68of chromosome 4, Ceug_1.0, whole genome shotgun sequence, the genomic stretch TTTTCACCAGCCCTCAACCAAATACCAATTTTCCAGGCTTCACAAATGCAAGTCTGAGAATACAACTGATCTCCAAAATAAGGCCAACAAAGGAAAGGGACACCCATGCTTACACTCTCCATGATGGAACCCCAACCACAGTGGCTTATGAAACAGGCAACAGAAGGGTGAGCTAACACCCTTTCTTGAGGTGCCCATTCCACAATCTTTCCGCGATGAGCTACTCTTCCGGTGAATCCATCAGGAAATGTCAGGGAAGCTCCATTGACAGTAAGGCCTGACCAAGCAACCCACAGAAATGGTCTATCCATAAGTTCAAGCCCCAACGCAATCTCATTAATCTGTTCTTGGCTGAACCTGGAGGTGCTGCCAAAGGCAACATAGACCACTGATCCTGGAGATTGCTTATCCAGCCAGCTTAGGCAACTAGAGTCTTCTGAGACAAAACTTCCTGCGGTCTGTCCATCAGCTAGTATGGGACCAACAGAAAGAATATTGGAATTGAAACTAGAGGCTGAAGGGTCCAATTCACTGAACCAATTGCAAAGAATCAAGTCTGATTCTGAAACCATGTGACTAATGAACATTTGGACAAACTGAAACATCGACTTTTGTGCATCTAGATTCCTTTGAAAATACCAGGTAAATTCTGTAGGGCTCATTGGGGGCATGTCTGGTAGCAGTGGAATCTTCTCACTGATCAGAGGAGTCCCTGCAGAATGTTTGTTTGACCTAAATATTTAGAACCAAAAAAATAATGTGGAAATTGTTAAGAATCCTGATATGATTCCAGCTTTAAGCTTATATAATTCTCTAAATTGCAATGGACATACGAAGTTGCATGATTGATTAAAATCCAATTTGTTACTATCCCTTAGTCTATAGTTGGTAAAATTTCTGAATTGGCAATCAAAAAAACTAGTTGCACGCTTGGTTAACATATATAGTGGTAGAGAGTGGTTTCCTAACTCTGAAGAAGCATCCAGCATGAGGTAGGTATGCTCCATCAGcatgaaatgaaaattttatagCATATACCGAACTCTTGCTCATTATATACTATAGATTGTGGTTCCTTTGCAAATAAAGCTCGTGATTCTAAAACAAGGGTGAATTGCAATTTGCAGCCCTTAACAGTCTCTGATTAGAAATGTGCACTATAAAACTGTCGATTGTACCGGTTAAGTACATTATACTATGAGTTTATTTCATTGAAAATTAATGAATTTTGATAGCTTAAGGAGAAGACTTTAGAACCCCTAAATGAATAAGAGAATTTCATGAGTAAATATAAATAGGGGTACTAAATTGCCAAAG encodes the following:
- the LOC113769275 gene encoding UDP-glycosyltransferase 83A1-like gives rise to the protein MGSSLLISEQDGKLITFASVPDGLEPDDDRNDPAKLAASIYKVMPGYLEDFVMKTNDSKNGYDKFTGFIVDTPLTSMLKVPKKLGIKCATYWCSSPGCLALGLNLEKLIQAKVIDANDGTPLISEKIPLLPDMPPMSPTEFTWYFQRNLDAQKSMFQFVQMFISHMVSESDLILCNWFSELDPSASSFNSNILSVGPILADGQTAGSFVSEDSSCLSWLDKQSPGSVVYVAFGSTSRFSQEQINEIALGLELMDRPFLWVAWSGLTVNGASLTFPDGFTGRVAHRGKIVEWAPQERVLAHPSVACFISHCGWGSIMESVSMGVPFLCWPYFGDQLYSQTCICEAWKIGIWLRAGENGIISRNEIKEKVDMLLLETSIRSNILKLKELARKSISKGGSSFKNLEYLVSQMKY